The Limnospira fusiformis SAG 85.79 genomic interval CTATTCATGCCGGCTTCATCGAGGTAGACCACTTCTTCCGGCTCCATCTGTTCAATCTGAGCCATAAACTCCTCTCGCTGTTGCTCATCACGTTCTTGGTAGCCGTAAGTTTTTTTTTCTGGTGAAGCCAATTTTCTTCAAGGCTCTGGATATGGTGCGAGGAGAGATGTCGTCATCCCAAAGTTCAGCCATTTGAGCTGCTGTTTTGTCGCCATGCTCTTGGGCAAAAGCCTTGAATTTTTGCCAGTCGGTAATTTTGTGGTTATTGCCAGGTCGGTGATGAGGTTTAGGGAGGAAGTCTCCGGTCTGTGCTTTTCTTTGCAGCCAGAGATTAATGGTGTTCCTGCTGACATGGAAAACTTGACTGGCTTCTGTTTTGGGCATACCGTCTAGTTCAATGGCATCAATAACTTTTTGTCTGAGGTCGTAACTATAGGGGGCTGGCATTTTTGGTCTTCTTAGTCATCTCGTCCTCTCCATTATACGTCCTAAGTGTTCTGTCTTGTGCTATAGGTGTTTCTGCTACAGGCGCTACCACCATATCAGACACTATTCTATTTGATGATATTGTCTGCCTAACTATAGCATTAGTCAAGGTGGTTAGGACGCAGCTTTGAGAACGGAATCCATGGCATCATGGAGAGAATCAAACTGCTCACGTGCAGTGGCGAATACGGGCTTTCAGCCACGACCAACATTTCTCTATCTTGTTGAGGTCTGGCGAATAAGGCGGAAGATAGAGTAAACGGCATTGAGCTGCCTCCACCAGTTCAGCAATCCGTCCCCCTTTATGAAACGTTGCATTGTCCAATACTAGAGTCTGACCTGGCTTCAATGTTGGAATTAAGATGAACTCCAACCACAACTCAAACACTGTCCGATTACAACAACCCTCAAAGCTAAAGGGAGCTAAGAGTTGTTGATGACACCATGCGGCTATCATACTTACCCTGCCCTGCCTCTTCCCTGATTTGAGTGCATGGAAGCGTTTTCCTTCCTCGCAGTAACCATAAGGGTAATCCGAGTCCTGACTATTCATGCCGGCTTCATCGAGGTAGACCACTTCTTCCGGCTCCATCTGTTCAATCTGAGCCATAAACTCCTCTCGCTGTTGCTCATCACGTTCTTGGTAGCCGTAAGTTTTTTTTTCTGGTGAAGCCAATTTTCTTCAAGGCTCTGGATATGGTGCGAGGAGAGATGTCGTCATCCCAAAGTTCAGCCATTTGAGCTGCTGTTTTGTGGCCATGCTCTTGGGCAAAAGCCTTGAATTTTTCCCAGTCGGTAATTTTGTGGTTATTGCCAGGTCGGTGATGAGGTTTAGGGAGGAAGTCTCCGGTCTGTGCTTTTCTTTGCAGCCAGAGATTAATGGTGTTCCGGCTGACATGGAAAACTTGACTGGCTTCTGTTTTGGGCATACCGTCTAGTTCAATGGCATCAATAACTTTTTGTCTGAGGTCGTAACTATAGGGGGCTGGCATTTTTGGTCTTCTTAGTCATCTCGTCCTCTCCATTATACGTCCTAAGTATTCTGTCTTGTGCTATACCTGTGGAGTAGTGAAAAGTGTAAGCGTAAGCCTTTAAGGGGAAGGGATGTGACTGAAAGCTAAGGCTTAATTGTAATGGTTAGGATATGCCCACTAGTCACGGTGTGGA includes:
- a CDS encoding IS630-like element ISAtsp1 family transposase (programmed frameshift) → MPAPYSYDLRQKVIDAIELDGMPKTEASQVFHVSRNTINLWLQRKAQTGDFLPKPHHRPGNNHKITDWQKFKAFAQEHGDKTAAQMAELWDDDISPRTISRALKKIGFTRKKTYGYQERDEQQREEFMAQIEQMEPEEVVYLDEAGMNSQDSDYPYGYCEEGKRFHALKSGKRQGRVSMIAAWCHQQLLAPFSFEGCCHRTVFELWLEFILIPTLKPGQTLVLDNATFHKGGRIAELVEAAQCRLLYLPPYSPDLNKIEKCWSWLKARIRHCIEQFDSLHDAMDSVLKAAS